From Montipora foliosa isolate CH-2021 chromosome 6, ASM3666993v2, whole genome shotgun sequence, a single genomic window includes:
- the LOC138004981 gene encoding uncharacterized protein — protein sequence MNKKGIDIMGISETHWTDQGKVQLAEGDIIIYSGKDDGNHRQGVGISMSKSAVGALMEWTPISERIIQVRYYSKYLKLTVIHVYAPKEDADEQDNDEFYTRLQDVIDGVNTHDMIIVTGDMNTKVGYENRDYERVMGKHGCKTWKMNKVDDKAIDDHVSTKELLERESMKPLSEEVKYRRWNMIGHILRKDRYNDFNIAMSWALEGKRRRARLKTTWQRTVEKERKEARWRSREETRMIAPDREQWKTFVKALYATRHEEDRKQATDTMHFKFEHST from the exons ATGAACAAGAAAGGTATTGACATCATGGGCATCAGTGAAACTCACTGGACGGACCAAGGAAAAGTGCAACTTGCAGAAGGAGACATCATAATTTACTCTGGCAAAGATGATGGCAACCACAGACAGGGAGTAGGTATATCGATGTCAAAAAGTGCAGTTGGAGCTCTGATGGAGTGGACCCCTATCAGTGAAAGAATAATTCAAGTTAGGTACTATTCTAAATACTTAAAGCTTACAGTCATTCATGTATACGCACCAAAGGAAGATGCAGACGAACAGGACAATGATGAGTTCTACACACGATTGCAAGATGTGATAGATGGTGTAAATACTCATGATATGATCATAGTTACTGGAGACATGAATACTAAGGTTGGATACGAAAACAGGGATTATGAAAGAGTTATGGGAAAACACGGATGCAAGACGTGGAAAATGAACAAAGTAGATGACAAAGCTATAGAT GATCATGTCAGTACTAAAGAGCTGTTGGAAAGAGAGAGTATGAAACCGCTGAGTGAGGAAGTGAAGTATCGTAGATGGAATATGATTGGTCACATCTTGAGGAAAGACCGTTATAATGATTTTAACATTGCAATGAGCTGGGCCCTGGAAGGGAAAAGAAGGCGGGCAAGGCTGAAGACAACATGGCAACGAACAGTTGAAAAGGAACGTAAAGAGGCGAGGTGGAGATCAAGGGAGGAAACGAGGATGATTGCACCGGACAGAGAACAGTGGAAGACCTTTGTAAAGGCCCTATATGCCACGAGGCACGAGGAGGATAGGAAACAGGCAACAGACACAATGCATTTTAAATTCGAACATTCAACATAA